A region from the Lentimonas sp. CC4 genome encodes:
- the rpsC gene encoding 30S ribosomal protein S3 produces the protein MGQKVHPTGFRLAVTRDWDSRWYASKQEFPGFIKEDYEIRKFLTSKLRYASVPRIFIERASGRIRVKIFTARPGVVIGRKGAELDKLKDGLNKVVKKEIMLDIQEVKRPDLSAQLVAENVALQLERRIAFRRAMKRAVQTTMAMGAEGIRIQCGGRLGGADIARTERQHQGKVPLQTLRANINYGFSEANTVYGIIGVKCWICLPEEGEA, from the coding sequence ATGGGACAGAAAGTTCATCCAACCGGCTTCCGCCTTGCAGTAACCCGCGACTGGGATTCACGCTGGTATGCGTCTAAGCAAGAATTTCCAGGCTTCATCAAAGAAGACTACGAAATTCGTAAATTTCTCACAAGCAAGCTTCGCTACGCTTCAGTGCCACGCATCTTCATTGAGCGCGCTTCTGGCCGTATTCGTGTGAAGATCTTCACTGCACGTCCTGGTGTTGTCATCGGCCGTAAAGGTGCAGAGCTCGATAAGCTTAAGGATGGCCTCAACAAGGTCGTCAAGAAGGAGATCATGCTCGACATCCAAGAAGTGAAGCGCCCTGACCTCTCAGCACAACTTGTTGCTGAGAACGTTGCACTTCAGCTTGAGCGTCGTATCGCTTTCCGCCGTGCTATGAAGCGCGCCGTTCAGACTACAATGGCAATGGGCGCGGAAGGTATCCGTATCCAGTGTGGTGGTCGTCTCGGTGGTGCTGACATCGCTCGCACAGAGCGCCAACACCAAGGTAAAGTGCCGCTTCAGACACTTCGCGCGAACATCAACTATGGCTTCAGCGAAGCAAACACTGTCTATGGTATCATTGGCGTGAAATGCTGGATCTGCCTTCCTGAGGAAGGTGAAGCTTAA
- the rplW gene encoding 50S ribosomal protein L23, which produces MIIANTILREFRVTEKAANLAANLNQYTFEVNPRSNRKEVARAVEKVFNVSVTNVNILNRKPKAKTDRSRGGRPGTKGGRKLAIVSLKEGDKIELV; this is translated from the coding sequence ATGATTATTGCAAATACTATTCTACGCGAATTCCGCGTTACTGAGAAGGCTGCGAATCTCGCCGCTAACTTGAACCAATACACTTTCGAAGTGAACCCTCGCTCTAACCGCAAGGAAGTCGCTCGTGCAGTGGAGAAGGTATTCAATGTATCAGTAACCAACGTAAACATTCTTAACAGAAAGCCTAAAGCTAAGACAGACCGCTCTCGTGGTGGCCGTCCGGGCACTAAAGGCGGCCGCAAGTTGGCCATTGTTAGCCTTAAGGAAGGAGATAAGATCGAACTCGTCTAA
- a CDS encoding peroxiredoxin-like family protein, translating to MKVISAEEQIEPTYQQALKEVVSRNGWDLDSLSNEHPTMVVFLRHLNCIYCRESLAELGRLRGEIEANGARIAIVHMGTEEQAEYLLELFNLEDVERFSDPERKLYQAFGLERTTLGQLIRPDSWFGMLSAGIRNQFLPGKKLEGVVGDVLQMPGVFLLNEGCIIRDFKPERVDKRPEYLELAAMEC from the coding sequence ATGAAAGTCATCTCAGCTGAAGAACAAATCGAACCTACTTATCAACAAGCTTTGAAGGAGGTCGTCTCGCGTAATGGCTGGGACTTGGACTCGCTCTCCAACGAGCATCCAACCATGGTGGTCTTCTTACGACACTTGAACTGCATCTATTGCCGCGAGTCCCTCGCAGAACTCGGTCGCCTCCGCGGAGAGATCGAAGCAAATGGCGCAAGGATCGCCATCGTCCATATGGGCACCGAGGAGCAGGCCGAGTATTTACTCGAACTCTTCAACCTAGAAGATGTGGAGCGCTTCAGCGACCCCGAGCGCAAACTCTACCAAGCCTTTGGACTCGAGCGCACCACGCTAGGGCAGCTCATTCGCCCCGATTCGTGGTTCGGGATGTTAAGCGCGGGGATTCGCAACCAGTTTTTACCAGGTAAAAAGCTCGAGGGTGTCGTCGGTGACGTCCTACAAATGCCTGGCGTCTTCCTACTCAACGAGGGCTGCATCATCAGAGACTTTAAGCCAGAGCGCGTAGACAAGCGACCCGAATATCTAGAGCTCGCGGCGATGGAATGCTAG
- the rpsJ gene encoding 30S ribosomal protein S10, which yields MSSPRIRIRLKGFDYRVIDQSASDIVETAKRSGARVSGPVPLPTHVGKLTVNRSPHVNKKSMDQFEVRTHKRLIDIVEPTAATVDELKKLNLPAGVDISINV from the coding sequence ATGAGCTCACCACGTATCCGTATCCGCCTTAAAGGCTTCGACTATCGCGTTATCGACCAGTCTGCATCAGACATCGTTGAAACAGCAAAGCGCTCTGGCGCACGCGTCTCTGGCCCAGTGCCACTTCCAACTCACGTTGGAAAGTTGACTGTTAACCGTTCTCCTCACGTTAACAAAAAGTCCATGGACCAATTCGAAGTCCGCACACACAAGCGCCTCATCGACATCGTTGAGCCAACTGCAGCCACAGTGGACGAGCTCAAGAAGCTCAACCTCCCTGCAGGTGTTGATATCTCGATCAACGTTTAG
- the rpmC gene encoding 50S ribosomal protein L29 produces MSTTKDIREMSEVEIEKKLRDTHDAHVNLRLRKQTGQVERPHEFTQLRREIARLETILKEKKLAAASA; encoded by the coding sequence ATGAGCACCACAAAAGATATCCGCGAAATGTCCGAAGTCGAAATCGAAAAGAAGCTCCGCGACACGCACGATGCACACGTTAACCTTCGCCTGCGTAAGCAGACCGGTCAGGTCGAGCGCCCGCACGAATTTACTCAACTGCGTCGCGAAATCGCACGCCTCGAAACCATTCTTAAAGAGAAGAAGTTGGCTGCGGCCTCTGCTTAA
- a CDS encoding glycoside hydrolase family 95 protein: MIHRILPLIASLILTSLVSLQAERTYELWENAPAPNRGAETEQRSNGTFPFDSDWESWSYPIGNGYMGANIFGRTDVERIQLTEKTLFNAGLYGLGGLTNFAEIYLQFDHAEVTDYRRSLNLNDSIAHVSYKAEGAHYTREHFVSYPDNVLVITLKADKPGALNFTLAPTIPYLDSLRDIDRKTGTVTAKGDTITLAGTLPLENNNYEAQIKALHTGGTLTAKDGQLIVADADAVTLIIAAGTNYELSQKLFTQNGSDKLDPNKTPHAEVSARINQASAKGATALRERHIADTHNLFGRVQINLNSEVSPLPTHELLESYKDGTFDTYLEELMFQYGRYLLIASSREKTLPAGLQGTWSQYEITPWTGGYWHNINVQMNYWGACSVNLAETFEAYINYYKAYQVQAQEGARHFLETHHPERVAENTADNGWTIGTGATPYKINKPGGHSGPGTGGFTTKMLVDYYEFTMDEQYLEEVAYPAVLGMSRFFSKTLVERGDHLLVKPSASPENPIRNKSQLVGMPGHLAENGKHYVTEGCTFDQGFVWENHTDALDMAATLADNDPLLKTLEAQLPRLDPIIIGDSGQIKEWREETTYSSIGTPNHRHISHLCALYPGSLINDATPEWIEAAKTTLELRGDLTTGWAMAHRMNCHARLKQGERAHEVYRLFIANKTVPNLWTLHPPFQIDGNFGVMAGISEMLLQSQQDFIEVLPALPTAWADGSYKGLVARGNFVLSADWKNAQLTAVSVHARSGGTCRLQLNTSKAPEVTSNGKAATARTHADGSIEFDTAKGAHYEIALTE, encoded by the coding sequence ATGATTCATCGCATCCTCCCCCTCATCGCCAGCCTCATTCTAACTAGCCTAGTATCGCTTCAGGCCGAGCGAACCTACGAACTCTGGGAGAACGCGCCCGCACCCAACCGTGGAGCCGAAACCGAGCAACGCTCGAATGGCACCTTCCCCTTTGATTCCGACTGGGAGTCATGGTCCTATCCAATAGGCAACGGCTACATGGGCGCCAATATCTTCGGACGCACGGACGTGGAACGCATTCAATTGACCGAGAAGACACTCTTCAATGCAGGCCTCTACGGACTAGGAGGCCTAACCAACTTCGCCGAGATCTATTTACAATTCGACCACGCCGAAGTCACCGACTACCGCCGCTCACTCAACCTCAATGACAGCATCGCCCATGTGAGCTACAAGGCCGAAGGTGCGCACTACACCCGCGAACACTTTGTTAGCTACCCTGACAATGTATTGGTCATCACGCTAAAGGCCGACAAGCCCGGTGCCCTCAACTTCACACTCGCCCCTACGATCCCCTACCTCGACAGCCTGCGCGACATTGATCGCAAGACCGGCACCGTCACAGCCAAGGGCGACACCATCACCTTGGCTGGCACCCTCCCACTCGAAAACAACAACTACGAAGCACAGATCAAAGCGCTCCACACCGGTGGAACGCTCACCGCCAAAGACGGTCAGCTCATTGTGGCGGACGCCGATGCAGTCACTTTGATCATCGCAGCCGGCACGAACTACGAGCTCTCCCAGAAACTCTTCACCCAGAATGGCTCCGACAAGCTCGATCCCAACAAGACACCTCACGCCGAGGTGAGCGCACGCATCAATCAAGCCAGCGCAAAGGGAGCTACAGCCCTACGCGAGCGCCACATAGCTGACACGCACAATCTATTTGGCCGCGTTCAAATCAACCTCAACTCAGAGGTCTCGCCCCTACCGACACACGAACTGCTCGAATCCTACAAAGACGGCACCTTCGACACCTACCTCGAAGAGCTCATGTTCCAATACGGTCGCTACTTATTAATAGCGAGCTCTCGCGAAAAGACCCTCCCCGCAGGCCTACAGGGCACATGGAGCCAATATGAAATCACACCGTGGACCGGCGGCTACTGGCACAATATCAATGTGCAAATGAACTACTGGGGCGCCTGCTCGGTGAATTTGGCCGAAACCTTCGAGGCCTACATCAACTACTATAAGGCCTACCAAGTGCAGGCCCAAGAAGGTGCGCGCCATTTTCTAGAAACTCACCACCCCGAGCGCGTCGCTGAGAACACTGCAGACAACGGCTGGACCATCGGCACGGGAGCGACCCCCTATAAGATCAACAAGCCCGGCGGTCACTCCGGGCCAGGCACAGGCGGTTTCACCACTAAGATGCTAGTCGACTACTATGAATTCACCATGGATGAGCAGTATCTCGAAGAGGTCGCCTACCCTGCCGTGCTGGGCATGAGCCGCTTCTTCTCGAAAACACTCGTTGAGCGTGGCGACCACTTGCTCGTCAAACCATCGGCGTCGCCCGAAAACCCAATCCGCAACAAATCCCAACTCGTCGGCATGCCCGGGCACCTCGCCGAAAACGGCAAGCACTATGTCACCGAAGGCTGCACCTTCGACCAAGGCTTCGTCTGGGAAAACCACACCGACGCCCTCGACATGGCTGCAACGCTCGCAGACAACGACCCACTACTAAAAACACTCGAGGCTCAGCTACCACGCCTCGATCCGATCATCATTGGTGACTCCGGCCAAATCAAAGAGTGGCGCGAAGAGACCACCTACTCATCGATCGGCACGCCCAACCATCGCCATATCTCCCACCTCTGCGCCCTTTACCCTGGATCCTTGATCAATGACGCGACGCCAGAATGGATCGAAGCCGCCAAGACAACGCTCGAGCTACGCGGCGACCTCACCACCGGCTGGGCAATGGCGCATCGCATGAACTGCCATGCTCGCCTCAAACAAGGCGAACGCGCGCACGAAGTCTACCGCCTGTTCATCGCCAACAAGACCGTGCCCAACCTCTGGACCCTACACCCCCCCTTCCAGATTGACGGTAACTTCGGCGTGATGGCTGGCATCTCAGAAATGCTCCTACAAAGCCAACAAGACTTCATCGAGGTCCTACCCGCGCTTCCGACCGCATGGGCCGACGGTTCCTATAAAGGACTCGTCGCACGCGGCAACTTTGTGCTGTCCGCTGATTGGAAGAACGCCCAACTCACCGCGGTATCCGTGCATGCTCGCAGCGGCGGCACTTGCCGACTCCAACTGAACACTAGCAAAGCACCCGAAGTCACTAGCAATGGCAAGGCAGCCACAGCTCGCACACATGCAGACGGCTCCATCGAATTCGACACGGCCAAGGGCGCCCACTACGAGATCGCGCTGACAGAATGA
- the fusA gene encoding elongation factor G, with the protein MSASVNSSKRKFPLEHTRNIGIVAHIDAGKTTTTERILFYAGVVHKMGEVHEGSAVTDWMEQERERGITITSAAISCNWTNQHGPYAGIRNQINIIDTPGHVDFTAEVERSLRVLDGAVGVFCAVAGVQPQSETVWRQMTKYNVPRIAFVNKMDRTGADFFAAIETMRERLGANAHPIFIPIGAEEDFKGVIDLASLQAIIYDPADESGMTVEVTDVPADYVDQAAEYREKLVEALADFDEALADKYLEGEELTADDIRAAIRTATISIDFCGVIPGSAFKNKGVQSVLESVVNYLPSPLDLPPMEGEDRKGRPVEIKPDDNAKLSGLAFKLMNDGYVGKLVFFRVYSGSISKGSVLHNPRTGKVERISRLLVMKADAREDIDTAYSGDICALVGARDVVTGDTLCTKGFDVRLEPPTFPEPVISMSIEPKTTADQEKMALGLQRLSEEDPTFIVSSDEETGQTLIAGMGELHLEIIKDRLFREFKVGAEAGRPQIAYRETMTANAEGEGKFVRQTGGKGQYGHVRIKVEPLGRGEGFEVVDKTTGGVIPKEFIKPAMDGIKEASCNGTVAGYPVVDCKVTLFDGSFHEVDSSEVAFKMAGIFAFRDAMEKSAPIVLEPLMHVEVETPEDYQGDIMGDLNRRRGQIQNINAKPSFISISALVPLVEMFGYSTIMRSLSKGRASFSMEPERFEEVPSNIVNKILETSTRGRY; encoded by the coding sequence ATGTCAGCCAGTGTAAACTCGTCGAAACGTAAGTTCCCTTTGGAGCATACGCGTAATATCGGCATAGTTGCACATATCGACGCGGGCAAGACGACTACGACCGAACGCATCCTCTTCTATGCAGGCGTCGTCCACAAAATGGGCGAAGTGCATGAGGGGAGCGCGGTCACGGATTGGATGGAGCAAGAACGCGAGCGTGGTATTACAATTACCTCAGCCGCAATCTCCTGTAACTGGACGAATCAGCACGGGCCTTATGCCGGGATTCGTAACCAGATCAATATTATCGACACCCCCGGGCACGTCGATTTTACAGCCGAAGTGGAACGTTCACTTCGTGTGTTAGACGGGGCGGTCGGCGTATTTTGCGCCGTCGCCGGCGTCCAACCACAGTCCGAAACGGTCTGGCGCCAAATGACAAAATACAATGTCCCGCGCATTGCATTCGTCAACAAGATGGACCGCACTGGTGCGGACTTCTTCGCAGCCATCGAAACGATGCGCGAACGCCTCGGTGCTAATGCACACCCGATCTTTATTCCGATCGGTGCAGAGGAAGATTTTAAAGGTGTCATCGATTTGGCCTCTTTGCAGGCGATCATTTATGATCCTGCAGATGAGTCTGGTATGACAGTCGAGGTGACTGATGTGCCTGCCGACTATGTCGATCAAGCTGCTGAGTATCGCGAAAAGCTCGTCGAAGCACTTGCTGATTTTGACGAAGCGCTCGCTGATAAATATCTCGAAGGTGAGGAACTCACTGCGGATGATATTCGTGCTGCGATTCGCACCGCGACCATTTCGATTGATTTCTGTGGAGTGATTCCAGGCAGTGCCTTCAAGAACAAGGGCGTTCAGTCCGTGCTTGAATCGGTTGTGAATTACCTGCCTTCGCCGCTGGATCTTCCGCCTATGGAGGGTGAAGACCGCAAGGGGCGTCCCGTTGAGATCAAGCCTGATGATAATGCAAAGCTGTCTGGTTTGGCATTTAAGCTGATGAACGACGGTTACGTCGGTAAGCTTGTATTTTTCCGTGTTTATTCCGGTTCCATTTCCAAAGGTTCCGTATTGCACAACCCGCGCACGGGTAAGGTGGAGCGCATCTCACGCCTGCTCGTGATGAAGGCGGATGCCCGCGAAGATATCGACACTGCATACTCGGGTGACATTTGTGCGCTCGTTGGTGCGCGCGACGTCGTAACAGGTGATACGCTGTGCACGAAGGGTTTTGATGTGCGCCTTGAGCCACCCACATTTCCAGAGCCAGTGATCTCGATGTCCATCGAGCCTAAGACCACTGCTGACCAGGAAAAGATGGCGCTCGGTCTCCAGCGTTTGTCAGAAGAAGATCCGACCTTTATCGTGAGTTCTGATGAAGAAACCGGCCAGACCTTGATTGCCGGGATGGGCGAGTTGCACCTCGAGATCATTAAAGATCGTCTCTTCCGTGAATTTAAAGTCGGAGCCGAAGCCGGTCGTCCGCAGATCGCATATCGCGAAACAATGACAGCCAATGCTGAAGGGGAGGGCAAGTTCGTCCGCCAGACCGGAGGTAAGGGGCAGTATGGGCACGTCCGTATTAAGGTCGAACCGCTAGGACGCGGCGAAGGCTTTGAGGTGGTTGATAAGACTACTGGTGGTGTCATTCCAAAAGAATTTATCAAACCAGCCATGGATGGTATCAAAGAGGCATCGTGCAATGGCACAGTTGCTGGCTATCCAGTGGTTGATTGCAAAGTCACACTTTTCGACGGTTCATTCCATGAAGTCGATTCCTCTGAAGTCGCGTTTAAGATGGCAGGTATTTTTGCCTTCCGTGATGCGATGGAAAAATCAGCACCCATCGTTTTGGAACCGCTGATGCATGTGGAAGTCGAAACCCCTGAAGATTATCAGGGCGACATCATGGGCGACTTGAATCGCCGCCGCGGGCAAATCCAAAATATCAATGCGAAGCCCTCGTTTATCTCAATTTCGGCCCTCGTTCCCCTGGTGGAAATGTTCGGCTATTCGACGATCATGCGTTCATTGAGCAAAGGCCGTGCTTCTTTTAGCATGGAGCCGGAGCGCTTTGAAGAAGTGCCGTCGAACATCGTTAATAAAATCTTAGAAACTTCCACGCGGGGTAGGTATTAG
- the rplP gene encoding 50S ribosomal protein L16, with protein sequence MAYLPSRTKYRKVHTGRIYGTAQSCNALAFGEFGIQSLTRGRMTSQQIEAARVAMTRSLKRKGKVWIRVFPHKPVTKKPAETRMGKGKGSVEKWVAVIRPGTMLFEIAGCSHSAAQEALRLADTKLPFHCRFVTRED encoded by the coding sequence ATGGCATATCTTCCATCACGCACAAAATACCGCAAGGTTCACACTGGCCGCATCTACGGAACAGCCCAGTCGTGTAACGCACTCGCTTTCGGCGAATTCGGTATCCAATCTCTCACACGTGGTCGCATGACTTCCCAACAAATTGAAGCTGCTCGTGTCGCTATGACACGTAGCCTCAAGCGTAAGGGTAAAGTATGGATCCGTGTTTTCCCGCACAAGCCTGTTACTAAGAAGCCAGCTGAAACCCGCATGGGTAAAGGTAAGGGTTCTGTCGAAAAGTGGGTCGCTGTGATCCGCCCTGGCACAATGCTCTTCGAAATCGCAGGTTGCTCGCACTCTGCTGCTCAAGAAGCACTCCGCTTGGCCGATACTAAGCTTCCGTTCCACTGCCGCTTCGTGACTCGCGAAGACTAA
- the rpsS gene encoding 30S ribosomal protein S19 — translation MSRSIKKGFFVDPHLAKKVTVAQANNDRKPIQTWSRRSTITPDFVGLNLNVHNGRSFLPVYVTENMVGHKLGEFSPTRTFKGHVASKK, via the coding sequence ATGTCTCGTTCCATTAAAAAAGGTTTCTTTGTTGATCCACATCTTGCCAAGAAGGTAACTGTGGCTCAGGCCAATAATGATCGCAAGCCGATCCAAACTTGGTCTCGTCGTTCGACGATCACTCCTGACTTCGTAGGTCTCAACCTCAACGTCCATAACGGTCGCAGCTTTCTGCCCGTTTATGTGACCGAGAATATGGTTGGCCACAAGCTTGGTGAGTTCTCGCCGACACGCACGTTCAAGGGCCACGTCGCCAGCAAGAAATAA
- the rplB gene encoding 50S ribosomal protein L2: MALVKSRPLTPGTRFLIRNKAEVSKKQPERQLTTYNHKKKGRNCYGRITSRRRGGGHKRAYRIIDFRRDKLDIPANVQAIEYDPNRSANIALLAYADGEKRYILAPRGVKAGDSLINASQRVEFSPGYSMPLAVIPPATKIHAIELHPGRGAQIARSAGQSAQLVSIDGDRAVVKLPSGEIRFLNARCRATIGEVGNHEHGSQSLGKAGRNRWLGRRPRVRGVAMNPVDHPMGGGEGKTSGGGHPQSPWGQLSKGFPTRKKANPTNSQILVRRNGRQLKKK; the protein is encoded by the coding sequence ATGGCACTCGTAAAATCCAGACCTTTGACTCCAGGCACTCGTTTCCTCATCCGAAACAAGGCTGAAGTCTCCAAAAAGCAGCCTGAGCGTCAGCTCACTACTTACAATCACAAGAAGAAGGGTCGTAATTGCTACGGTCGTATCACTTCTCGTCGTCGTGGTGGTGGTCACAAGCGCGCATATCGTATCATCGACTTCCGTCGCGACAAGTTGGACATCCCAGCAAACGTGCAGGCAATCGAGTATGATCCAAATCGCTCGGCTAACATTGCTCTCCTTGCCTATGCAGATGGTGAAAAGCGTTACATCCTCGCACCTCGTGGTGTGAAGGCAGGTGACTCACTCATCAACGCAAGCCAACGCGTCGAGTTCTCTCCCGGTTACAGCATGCCGCTGGCAGTAATCCCGCCGGCTACTAAGATTCACGCAATCGAATTGCACCCAGGTCGTGGCGCTCAAATCGCCCGTTCTGCTGGTCAATCCGCTCAGCTTGTTTCGATCGATGGTGATCGTGCAGTCGTGAAGCTTCCTTCCGGTGAAATTCGTTTCCTCAACGCTCGTTGCCGTGCAACGATCGGTGAAGTCGGTAATCACGAGCATGGCAGCCAAAGCCTCGGTAAGGCTGGTCGTAATCGCTGGTTGGGCCGTCGCCCTCGCGTTCGTGGTGTTGCGATGAATCCTGTCGATCACCCTATGGGTGGTGGTGAAGGTAAGACTTCTGGTGGTGGTCACCCGCAGTCTCCTTGGGGCCAGCTCTCTAAGGGCTTCCCAACTCGTAAGAAGGCAAACCCAACAAACTCGCAGATTCTCGTTCGCCGTAACGGTCGTCAGCTCAAGAAAAAATAA
- the rplV gene encoding 50S ribosomal protein L22, whose translation MQVQAYTKYARMSPRKVRDITRAIQGRNAAEAVEILRFIPRKSARLVSKTLQSAIANAENNNNLSSDSLTVESAIVEQGPTFKRFRPAARGSAHPYKKATSNIRIVLTDEA comes from the coding sequence ATGCAGGTCCAAGCCTATACCAAATACGCCCGTATGTCGCCCCGCAAGGTGCGCGATATCACCCGTGCCATCCAAGGCCGTAATGCTGCCGAAGCAGTCGAAATCTTGCGCTTTATTCCGCGCAAATCGGCTCGTCTCGTAAGCAAAACGCTTCAGTCGGCAATCGCCAACGCGGAAAACAATAACAACCTATCTTCCGATTCGCTGACAGTTGAGTCTGCAATCGTTGAGCAAGGTCCTACGTTCAAGCGTTTCCGTCCAGCCGCTCGCGGTTCGGCGCATCCTTACAAGAAGGCTACTAGCAATATTCGTATCGTCCTTACAGACGAAGCCTAA
- the rplC gene encoding 50S ribosomal protein L3 yields the protein MNIALLGKKIGMTQVFDDANRLIPVTVIEAGPCPVTQVKTTEVDGYDAIQIGFRQQKEHRLSKAALGHFKKAGVEPVAELSEFRTNGETDLNLGDTLTVERFEAGQKIDVVATSKGRGFQGVVKRYGFAGGPASHGSMFHRRGGSYGMCQWPGHVIKGKKMPGHMGDVQRTVQNLEVVKVIADKNLILVKGSIPGSRGGLVTVRTAIKTKASKA from the coding sequence ATGAACATAGCCCTACTTGGTAAAAAGATAGGTATGACTCAGGTATTCGACGATGCGAATCGTCTTATTCCTGTTACTGTCATCGAAGCAGGTCCTTGCCCGGTCACACAGGTCAAGACGACTGAAGTCGACGGATATGATGCCATTCAAATTGGTTTCCGTCAGCAAAAAGAGCACCGCCTTTCTAAGGCAGCTCTTGGACACTTCAAAAAAGCAGGTGTTGAGCCAGTTGCTGAACTCAGTGAGTTCCGCACCAATGGTGAAACCGATCTCAACCTTGGCGATACGCTGACTGTTGAGCGCTTTGAAGCAGGCCAGAAAATCGACGTAGTCGCAACATCCAAGGGACGTGGTTTCCAGGGTGTTGTTAAGCGTTACGGTTTCGCTGGTGGTCCTGCATCCCACGGTTCCATGTTCCACCGTCGTGGTGGTTCTTATGGTATGTGTCAGTGGCCCGGCCACGTTATTAAAGGTAAGAAGATGCCTGGTCACATGGGTGACGTTCAGCGCACTGTTCAAAACCTTGAAGTTGTTAAAGTGATTGCCGATAAGAATCTGATCCTTGTGAAGGGCAGCATTCCTGGCTCACGTGGTGGCCTTGTCACCGTCCGCACTGCGATTAAAACAAAAGCCTCTAAGGCGTAA
- a CDS encoding single-stranded DNA-binding protein, which translates to MNQTILSGNLTAEIETREVGEQHLSKFTLACNEGDRVVFLPVECWNMPHLADYLSKGSKVLVSGSLKQDNWETEGGEKRSRILLTGYKVEFLSPQVKGGSQSTASSARRPSRQASRSAAA; encoded by the coding sequence ATGAATCAGACGATACTCAGTGGAAACCTCACAGCCGAAATTGAAACTCGGGAAGTGGGCGAGCAGCACCTCAGCAAGTTCACGCTTGCTTGCAATGAAGGCGACCGTGTCGTCTTTCTTCCGGTTGAATGCTGGAATATGCCGCATCTGGCCGATTATTTGTCTAAGGGTTCCAAGGTGCTGGTTTCTGGCAGCTTGAAGCAGGATAATTGGGAGACGGAAGGTGGCGAGAAGCGCAGTCGGATACTATTGACCGGTTATAAGGTGGAGTTTCTTTCGCCGCAAGTGAAGGGGGGCTCGCAGTCGACTGCTTCGTCAGCTCGTCGACCGTCGAGGCAAGCGAGTCGCTCGGCAGCGGCTTGA
- the rplD gene encoding 50S ribosomal protein L4 → MKLNVYSADGTKSEEKEFSTFPAFTDDKGIAALRQVVIAHQANLRQGNACTKTRSEVRGSGKKLFRQKGSGTARQGTRRAPHQRHGGVAHGPKPRDYSQKINSKMKALAFRRALFNRATEGGLSVIEAFEVKEAKTKLFNQVLTAVLPKRGKVLIIDDAFETNTALAARNIDGLTLAEACNLSTLDVVRYRHIIVSAKGIDTIIARANGGQ, encoded by the coding sequence ATGAAACTTAACGTATACTCAGCTGACGGGACAAAGAGCGAAGAGAAGGAATTCTCAACGTTTCCCGCTTTCACCGACGACAAGGGCATTGCTGCTCTTCGTCAGGTAGTCATCGCTCATCAGGCGAATCTCCGCCAAGGCAATGCTTGCACAAAGACACGTTCGGAAGTTCGTGGCTCTGGTAAGAAGCTCTTCCGTCAAAAGGGAAGTGGCACAGCTCGCCAAGGCACACGTCGTGCACCGCACCAGCGTCATGGTGGTGTTGCTCACGGCCCGAAGCCTCGCGACTATTCGCAGAAAATTAACAGCAAGATGAAGGCGCTTGCTTTCCGTCGCGCTCTTTTCAATCGCGCAACTGAAGGCGGTCTTTCCGTCATCGAAGCGTTTGAAGTTAAAGAGGCTAAGACAAAGCTTTTCAATCAGGTGTTGACTGCAGTGCTTCCTAAGCGCGGCAAGGTTCTCATCATCGACGATGCTTTTGAAACAAACACTGCACTTGCTGCTCGTAACATCGATGGTCTGACCCTCGCTGAAGCTTGCAACTTGAGCACACTCGATGTTGTCCGCTACCGCCACATTATTGTGAGCGCTAAGGGCATCGACACTATCATCGCTCGTGCAAACGGAGGTCAGTAA